One part of the Ochotona princeps isolate mOchPri1 chromosome 3, mOchPri1.hap1, whole genome shotgun sequence genome encodes these proteins:
- the ANKUB1 gene encoding protein ANKUB1 isoform X3: MLCQGTTLRLDVWDGWKEFLMGCLLGQKMKVERYLSKEGPVLKYQRRVVLYIAALHGYMELTEWALKQGARPHEAVGVHPYRAWCQEALHADVSKCPIHAAAEAGQLLILKAFVNCSVLCLECANAAGHTPLTIAFKHRHKDCVLYLLSKMRSTVSFPKISVPMKIYIKIKQWVLRAQSRSLPRSQLCGTRLLGAKVGDTVMVDGFTEPKMTSRSWHQAESKDSRSTLHKLPPLRERAQSRKPVRSWASSQLDTKGQPLQFPPLMNANLSSVLQHSQQQNQKKATARKKEKLIKNAYLPQVPLPAVSRAGYSHPSFYYATPSADFLLRNSFAPFAQHSGRTPRENAIYCLAMASAFKEKRWLQQLGIARVLARKSISNLTPQGGLTARENPAGTLL; this comes from the exons GCACCACACTTCGCTTGGACGTctgggatggatggaaggaattTCTGATGGGTTGCCTCCTGGGACAAAAAATGAAAGTCGAGCGCTATCTATCAAAAGAAGGACCAGTGTTGAA ATACCAGAGAAGGGTGGTCCTGTACATCGCCGCCCTCCACGGCTACATGGAACTCACGGAATGGGCCCTGAAGCAAGGCGCGCGGCCCCACGAGGCGGTCGGGGTCCACCCCTACCGAGCTTGGTGCCAGGAAGCCCTTCATGCAGATGTCTCTAAATGCCCCATTCATGCAGCTGCAGAAGCCGGCCAGCTGTTGATTCTGAAGGCTTTTGTCAACTGCAGCGTGCTGTGCCTGGAATGCGCAAATGCGGCGGGCCACACCCCCCTGACCATCGCCTTCAAGCACAGGCACAAAGACTGCGTATTATATCTGCTGAGCAAAATGCGGTCCACGGTTTCCTTTCCGAAAATCTCAGTCCCCATGAAGATTTATATTAAAATCAAACAGTGGGTCCTCAGAGCTCAGAGTCGCAGCCTGCCTAGGAGCCAGCTTTGTGGAACAAGGCTGTTGGGGGCAAAAGTGGGAGACACAGTGATGGTGGATGGTTTCACCGAGCCGAAGATGACCTCCAGGAGCTGGCATCAGGCCGAGAGCAAGGACTCCCGCAGCACCTTGCACAAGCTCCCGCCTCTCCGGGAGCGCGCTCAGAGCAGGAAACCTGTCCGTTCTTGGGCATCCTCGCAGCTGGACACGAAAGGACAACCACTCCAATTTCCTCCACTGATGAATGCTAATCTGTCCTCCGTATTACAACACAGTCagcaacaaaatcagaaaaaagccacagccaggaaaaAAGAGAAGCTCATTAAAAATGCCTATCTCCCCCAAGTGCCCCTCCCTGCGGTTTCAAGAGCTGGATATTCACACCCATCATTTTACTACGCAACTCCCAGTGCGGACTTCTTGCTAAGGAACTCCTTTGCACCCTTCGCACAGCACAGCGGCAGGACTCCAAGGGAGAACGCCATCTACTGCTTAGCCATGGCCAG TGCCTTTAAAGAGAAACGGTGGCTTCAGCAGTTAGGAATAGCAAGAGTCTTGGCCAGGAAGAGCATCTCCAACCTAACTCCCCAAGGAGGCCTGACAGCACGTGAGAATCCTGCAGGAACACTGCTTTGA